The Chelonia mydas isolate rCheMyd1 chromosome 1, rCheMyd1.pri.v2, whole genome shotgun sequence nucleotide sequence GTGTGCACAGTTCTGTCTTGTGGACTGAAGGGAGTCCTCTCACCAACCAAGCCAACAAGTAGCCAAATTTGAGTTGTACGAGCTAAAATTCGGTACAGGATGACAGATCTTCACAATGGAAATAATCAGTTAGCTGAAACACCAACCCTCCCTTTCTCCCTGAATGAATTCCAGGAAGTACCACCACTCACCTTTGTCTGCTCTTGCCTGAGCTGCTTTAATAATGCTATGTCATCCTGGGCCTTCTCCCTCTTTTCTCGAAGAGTTTTTACTACATTGGAAGTCTGAGCAATACAGCTTTTGATTATTTTCTCTCTGCTGGCATGAGCCTCCATCAGCTaattggagaagaaaaaaataatcagattatCTAGCTCAATGGCCTATGGGAAGAAAAAGCCGCTAAAttacaaaaacaagtttaaaaacaaaacaaaacatgctgtgTTGCGTCTCACAGTACAGCTACAATAGCAGCTCTCCTTGTTGGTAGAGCAGTCTTGCCACAACTGCTCTCCTATACTTCTGCTTATGTGACAGGTCCCCATTTCCGTACATCACAAGGAGAGAACACCCCTTCCTTCTCTCAGAAGTGGATCCCACTCCCCACAAACTGACAGCTGTACACAAGATCTTATTTCCAATTCTAAGGTAGGTGGGGGAATCGAATAGCAATAGTATAACTATATTGGTCTTTCTATGCTGGCGCCGTGCTATCAGGGGCTCACATTGCAGGGTACACAGCAACCTATGGAGCAGGTGCTAGAAGAGCACAACACTAGCAGGGAAAGACACAATAAAGATACTAAAGTGAGTCcaactgcttttcttttctttttttttttaaagaaaacatctcACGGATATAATATTCCCGCTCAGTACCAACAACTGAAATTCCTCAATGCTTACAGGAAGTGACTAAAACAAAGTAGATTGATGGTGGAACAAGAGACAGTGGGCTACACCATTACACAGAGCCGACAGGTCAAATCTTTCATAGGCGCTGCTTCTCCTTGATGCACCCTATTGCTTTGTTGTTTCCTTAGGTCCGGTCTATGCTACAAATTTACATTGGTATACATCCACACCCgactgatgtagttatactgaactaacccccagtgtagacagctctaTGTCGACCGGTAGAACTTCTCCTGTCAACAAGgttactgcctctcatggaggtggattaactatgctgacagcagaagctctcccattggcacagcAGAGTCTTCACTAAAGTACTACAGTGTTGCTAATTGTACATGTACACAAGCCTTTACTTCGTGCTAAGCCTGATTCCCACCCACATCCTACCACCGTATAGGCTCTAACTGCTCCAGGGAGGAGTTTCTATGATATAAAGGTTTCAAATCTGGTGGCTGCTGTTATAATCTTTAGAATCAGTTGTCTGTGATCCCATAAGAATCAGTTTTGACTCTTTAATCTATATCCTGGCAAGCAATGTTGTTCAGAATACCAAGTAACTGAATTTAACAAATAGTATCAGACAGAGGAAAAGGTGAAGACCTTAACTTTATAGAAGTAGACTGCTTTGAAAGTACTGCGGAAATGTGTTAGCCCTGCTATTTAGATGGAGTAATGGATGAGCTGTCTAACACATACTACGGTCAGCAGAATATCCTGCAAGAATGCTAGAGTggagcaaaaaaacaacaaactctGCACATGGGTTCCTGACGTAAAGCAGCCATTACGTGTGTGGGGACTAGCTATATAAAAAGTCAAGTAGGCCAGTTGTGGATGCATATTGGAGTGTCTGCTGTGCTAGCAATTTGTAACAAGCCGGGGAACGGGTGATTTTGTGTTTCTGGACACTACATTTAATAAAGCATCaggaattggttaaaaaaaagctATAATGGAATAGGTACACTTACAGACTGGTAGAGCTCTTTACAGGTTTGGTTAGCATCGACTTTCCCTGCAAAGGAAGCTGTTGGAAGTGTAGTGTTTAATTCATGGACTATTCTGTCATCAATTGTCCGCATCACCCTGAGCAAATCCtgcatgtaaaaataaaaatccttgcTTATACTTGAATGACAGGGaaattagaggtttcagagtagcagccgtgttagagaGGAACTGTACAATTAAGCAATTTTTAAGTTGAATAGCTGTGTTACCTGGAGAAcatagcaaaaaaaccaaaaaagtgccatcCATGAAACAGTCTTTGCTGAATTTTTTGAGGATGAATATTGTTTtgggtccttgtggcaccttagagactaacaaatttatttgggcataagctttcatgggctaaaacccacttcatcagatgcatggagtggaaaataccgTAGGCAGGTATGcaaatgaaaagatgggagttgccttaccgagttgggggtggggtgtcagtGCTAATaaagccaattcaattagggtggatgtggcccattttcaacagttgacaagagggGGTGAATattaacagagggaaaattactttttgtagtgctaacgaggccaattcaatcatggtagatgtggcccatttccaacagacAAGAAGGGGTGAACATCAGaggtaaaattattttttgtagcgaaacagaatcatagaatatcagggttggaaggcacctcaggaggtcatctagtccaaccccctgctcaaagcaggaccaatccccaactaaatcatcccagccagggctttgtcaagcctgaccttaaaaatatctaaggaaggagattccaccacctccctaggtaacccattccggtgcttcaccaccctcctagtgaaaaagtttttcctaatatctaacctaaacctcccccactgcaacttgagaccattactccttgttctgtcatcagctaccactgagaacagtctagatccatcctctttggaaccccctttcaggtagttgaaagcagctatccaatcccccctcattcttctcttctcccagtctttattcaggcctaatttgatggagtcaagtttgcaaattaattccagttctgcagtttcccaCTGAAGtttgtttttgaggtttttttgggGAGCGTGCGGCGTGAGTAGGGACGTGATTCGGAGCAAAGGCGCAAGTTAGCCTGCGTGTAGGTTAACAATTTGCTGCTGGTGGCAGTTATTGGCATCTAGGCATTCTCTTTTGCTACTATGTCACGATTTGCTGCCTCTGCCTTTCCTCaactgccacttttaagtctgttattgagtgtccagggagattgccTTTGAGTATTTTCACTTTGTTCTCTAGGCTGCCCAGCtccactcccctgctctgcagGTATCTTGCATTAGACCCTCATTCCCCTCAGTGTGTGCGCTAGAGAAGTACTCGTAGCTGGTTTCAGCAGCGTCTCATCTTTCCAGAATCAGCTATTGTGCTGTCCCTGAGGCAGCTCAGGGTGGCTGGCCAACACTTCTGGTTTTCCTACTCAGTGGCTGCAAGCTGAATATCCATCTATGGCTTTCAAAGCCCAGCTGCCTAGCTCCATAGAACAATGTATGCTGAAATCCAACTAACTCCCCCTTTTGAGAAAAGCTGAAGAGCAAGAGACAGCTACAAAAAAGTCacagaaagctctttggggcaggggccatcttgttctgtatttgcactgtacctagcaaaatggggtcctggtccatgactagagctcttAAACACTATGGTAATGCGAATAAGTAAACACAATTTGGGGCATCTAAGTGCAGCAGAATGGCAAATCccacagcaaaaaaacccactgaattcTGTAGCATCTTAGAAAAACTGCAAATTCCATAGCCACAGAATCATGCAGAACTTAGCCCCTGGACTTTTCCTGGTGTAAGTCAGtcacattttgtattttatattaattattc carries:
- the MIX23 gene encoding protein MIX23 isoform X3 → MAAPSGVRTCEDFAEFQDLLRVMRTIDDRIVHELNTTLPTASFAGKVDANQTCKELYQSLMEAHASREKIIKSCIAQTSNVVKTLREKREKAQDDIALLKQLRQEQTKVFNERCRIHYKPPKSQ
- the MIX23 gene encoding protein MIX23 isoform X2 gives rise to the protein MAAPSGVRTCEDFAEFQDLLRVMRTIDDRIVHELNTTLPTASFAGKVDANQTCKELYQSLMEAHASREKIIKSCIAQTSNVVKTLREKREKAQDDIALLKQLRQEQTKLKLMQSELNVEEVVNDRSWKSLVYR
- the MIX23 gene encoding protein MIX23 isoform X1 gives rise to the protein MAAPSGVRTCEDFAEFQDLLRVMRTIDDRIVHELNTTLPTASFAGKVDANQTCKELYQSLMEAHASREKIIKSCIAQTSNVVKTLREKREKAQDDIALLKQLRQEQTKLKLMQSELNVEEVVNDRSWKVFNERCRIHYKPPKSQ